One Salvia miltiorrhiza cultivar Shanhuang (shh) unplaced genomic scaffold, IMPLAD_Smil_shh original_scaffold_386, whole genome shotgun sequence genomic window carries:
- the LOC131004346 gene encoding uncharacterized protein LOC131004346 isoform X1, giving the protein MDYNDNDYEGQNLHLAGEESSKISVLRPFALPKFDFDDSLHGHLRFDSLVENEVFLGIPSQEDNHWIEDFSRGGNGIEFSSSAAESCALRRHINVWSEATSSESVEMLLKAVGQEEMVPGEKMIEESDPGETRLIENNSRDAHKVDDVDDGIPSLPPAEVVGFSSSSNQSSGVEINHTECTLQVQETKLSSYAVGIDNKDSSLIVAMGNSSIGVQRDDNKQGETCVLVDESLSHQMQEDLPIHGKEIDNTKSSSKNFDVNARESVDQDKTSSAKFSSSCTVKSTYSPVEEQDKGCNETHAKLSGISLEINDIDKPRSHETTSSMQSQKHEHGVDTSIATMVEVSNVHSVEESVSKDDGCNKVAFVVEPAASQHSAVSGPEIKQLSESDVMLHERSSIVHQEEGIEVLGIGGNDAVTPAFNGSNEMKQGTAIQSPESHKTLVGKEDVSAESKSSPEAPCATSGSTVLHEVLGNPSEKDKDHKTDDAAGDSGLSIGSIVSRECSEKSVADGMEDSRNIPEPQKEKIDDGGGVHPPLLGESIWTCKKDIVSMQVEAHETGGNVSAHEEESEKLPLDSHKMVLDDVEKEVGSSCPAGPVEVQKTTGSKLDSSVGNYPALNTEVEGKNLAASPVEGNQIVDSREHNPPSSDMEHKDQSREIESEAIKKPSSSASKESLDKDELSPATEIDTDVIAASVAGEIKTSNQSVSLLETSSDNIPGEASKELTKMMDHPANTLVAQNDGIDAAPSKEQIVTETERNITENSSKLSVTSSTVEIDKSNKDAVPSASCSDLSQIEVNKHASPNSINIESFGKTLKRSETSGVNEPCKEDETFTFDTRPLGGQSTEDAGKSLQSFQGLQACKMLTGEGLPAASVCSQTDPIVVKETSHVGSSTPGVCPPSGGVGATSERKSRRGGSRSGKGSLKKGNLVKETSPLKQTEKGDKSSLFSSPLSAGPLMTFETGVKPRGPVAIPTSSLPDLNTSAPSSSFFQQPFTDLQQVQLRAQIFVYGSLIQGAAPDEACMVSAFGMSEDGGRNAWERSWRACVERLHAQKSQGNNTGTPVPSRSDVGAKAPDQNNRQGFPQSDVLSSTAGRPSIKAIPSPVNPAIPLSSPLWNISTPSGEALPPGSMARSAGVDYQAVSPLNPYQTPPIRSYIPHSTWPAQAPPGPFPVPWLASSQSSPFEISTSYPTFPITEPVKLTAVKESPFPITSGIKHAPPIPTTNTGATAVVAGASSLDLKKVKASSGQTGETKTRKRKKSSGSEDVVQVSSATAPLSDAVSAHAVPSQVSNKVPAAEDLSRITFIAQNQVGLVPRPVVGSCYSTSVAVSTPSSFAPKGPPSNQAFPVVTPSISSGQFSKGDLNMDKRAFNAEGFSKVEEAKLQAQEAAAHAATAISHCDGVWSQLELQKSSGLSTDAESKLVSAAAAIAAAASVAKAAAAAAKIAADAAVQAKQMADEVLTKSGTSATTEFDSSFVYNSMNLVNASPTSILKGGERNNAPSLVISAAREAARKRIEAASAATRHAENLEAILKAAELAAEAVAHAGKVVAMGDPFSLTALAEAGPSNYWKVPHVAGIPNSKSNDMSKDKSISSNAEEVPGVYNQHEGPDKDVRVTSHNMSPTQRGSSKDDSNRVTVDENIIPTVKHGEKSSKPHDDRTLSDSAKTTSIVPDPDIESRSNVSSTSMREGSLVEVLNNRGDSKKAWFSASVLSLKDGEALVCYDGLQSDEGSEPLKEWISIQAKDSDAPRIRVPHPMTGVQLEGTRKRRRAAVKDYTWSVGDQVDVWVQDCWREGIIAEKNKRDPTSLSVQFPAQEETLAVKVWHLRPSLVWSEGEWTEWCRTGQDDTQKGDTPAEKRPKLGSTTIEAKGKAKLAKNIDFTEVRGNEEPKLPLSANEKVFSIGSTKEENKLNMARTMRSGLEKEGSRVVFGVPKPGKKRKFMEVSKHYVSDRISKTNVPNDSVKLSKFLIPQGSGSRGFKSTSKDKQVADSKTRPLKSGKPPSIPSRTLERRDDSASTRSNARTASSDHIAKESTSNDENESSEQNIAEVEEAAQGAMVFTSQAPSQEIRKKAVRSTKSERLNQGKLAPASRKSAKEEATEKLISEVSEPRRSNRRIQPTSRLLEGLQSSLIISKIPSSSHDKGHRSHTKATVRGKNYRRPSRFD; this is encoded by the exons ATGGACTATAATGACAATGACTATGAAGGCCAGAATCTTCACTTAGCTGGTGAAGAGAGCTCTAAAATTTCTGTTTTGAGACCCTTTGCTCTACCCAAGTTTGATTTTGATGACAGTCTCCACGGGCATTTGAGATTTGACAGTTTAGTTGAAAACGAAGTTTTTCTTGGTATTCCAAGTCAGGAAGACAACCATTGGATTGAAGATTTCTCTCGGGGAGGTAATGGAATAGAGTTCAGCTCCAGTGCAGCAGAATCTTGTGCTTTGCGGAGACATATCAATGTCTGGTCTGAGGCAACATCATCTGAATCTGTTGAAATGTTATTGAAGGCAGTTGGACAGGAAGAAATGGTCCCTGGTGAAAAGATGATTGAGGAATCAGATCCAGGTGAGACAAGACTAATAGAGAATAATTCGAGGGATGCTCATAAAGTTGATGATGTTGACGATGGGATTCCTTCATTACCCCCAGCTGAAGTTGTTGGATTTTCTTCTAGTTCAAATCAATCATCAGGAGTTGAAATCAATCACACTGAATGTACTTTACAGGTTCAGGAGACAAAACTTTCCTCTTATGCAGTAGGTATTGATAACAAAGATAGTAGTTTAATTGTGGCCATGGGAAACTCGAGCATTGGAGTGCAGAGGGATGACAATAAGCAAGGGGAAACTTGTGTTTTGGTGGATGAGTCTCTGTCCCATCAAATGCAAGAAGACCTACCAATTCATGGAAAAGAGATTGACAATACTAAGAGCTCTTCTAAGAATTTTGATGTTAATGCTAGGGAGTCAGTTGACCAGGACAAAACTAGCAGTGCCAAATTTAGTTCAAGTTGTACAGTGAAAAGTACTTACAGTCCTGTTGAGGAGCAGGACAAAGGATGTAATGAAACTCATGCAAAATTGAGTGGGATTTCTCTTGAAATCAATGATATCGATAAGCCTCGTTCTCATGAAACTACTTCAAGTATGCAGTCCCAGAAACACGAGCATGGAGTTGATACTAGCATTGCTACTATGGTGGAAGTATCTAATGTGCATTCGGTAGAAGAGTCGGTATCCAAAGATGATGGGTGTAATAAGGTTGCATTTGTTGTTGAACCTGCAGCAAGTCAACATAGTGCTGTCTCAGGCCCAGAGATTAAGCAGCTGTCTGAAAGTGATGTCATGTTACATGAGAGGTCTTCTATTGTGCATCAGGAAGAAGGTATTGAGGTGCTTGGTATAGGAGGCAATGATGCTGTCACCCCTGCATTCAATGGCAGTAATGAAATGAAGCAGGGTACTGCTATCCAATCACCAGAAAGCCACAAAACTCTTGTTGGAAAGGAAGATGTATCTGCTGAAAGTAAGAGTTCTCCTGAGGCTCCATGTGCTACATCTGGGTCCACTGTGTTACATGAGGTACTAGGCAATCCTTCTGAGAAGGACAAGGACCATAAAACTGATGACGCAGCAGGCGATTCTGGTCTATCAATAGGTTCTATAGTTTCTAGAGAATGTTCTGAGAAATCAGTCGCTGATGGTATGGAAGATTCTCGAAACATTCCTGAACCACAGAAAGAGAAAATAGATGATGGGGGTGGTGTGCACCCTCCGTTACTGGGTGAGAGCATATGGACATGCAAGAAAGATATTGTCTCTATGCAGGTTGAGGCTCACGAAACTGGTGGAAATGTTTCTGCCCATGAGGAAGAAAGCGAGAAGTTGCCTCTTGATTCACATAAGATGGTCCTTGATGATGTTGAAAAAGAAGTTGGATCCAGTTGTCCTGCAGGGCCAGTTGAAGTCCAGAAAACTACTGGATCAAAACTTGATAGTTCTGTTGGGAATTATCCAG CATTGAATACTGAGGTTGAAGGTAAAAACTTGGCAGCATCACCTGTTGAAGGCAATCAAATAGTTGACTCTCGCGAGCATAACCCTCCTTCATCTGATATGGAGCACAAGGACCAGAGTAGAGAAATCGAGTCTGAAGCTATTAAAAAACCAAGTTCTTCAGCTTCAAAGGAGTCACTGGATAAAGATGAGCTTTCCCCTGCTACTGAAATTGATACGGATGTTATTGCTGCTTCTGTAGCTGGAGAAATAAAGACAAGCAATCAATCTGTTTCCCTTTTAGAGACTTCCAGTGACAACATTCCTGGTGAAGCCTCCAAGGAGTTAACTAAAATGATGGATCATCCAGCCAACACTTTAGTAGCTCAAAATGATGGTATTGATGCTGCACCTTCTAAAGAACAAATCGTAACAGAAACAGAAAGAAACATCACagaaaattcttcaaaattgtCAG TTACCAGCAGTACTGTAGAAATTGATAAATCTAACAAGGATGCTGTCCCCAGTGCTAGTTGTTCTGACCTTTCACAAATTGAAGTAAACAAGCATGCTTCTCCTAATAGCATCAACATTGAAAGTTTTGGCAAAACATTAAAAAGATCTGAGACTTCAGGAGTCAATGAGCCATGCAAAGAAGATGAGACCTTTACCTTCGACACCAGGCCTTTGGGAGGTCAATCTACCGAAGATGCTGGCAAGAGTTTGCAATCATTTCAGGGACTTCAAGCTTGTAAAATGCTG ACTGGCGAAGGATTGCCTGCAGCTTCTGTTTGCAGCCAGACAGATCCAATTGTTGTGAAGGAAACTTCTCATGTTGGTTCCTCAACTCCTGGTGTTTGCCCACCATCTGGAGGTGTTGGAGCTACCTCTGAGCGTAAATCAAGACGTGGCGGTAGTAGATCTGGAAAGGGAAGTTTAAAAAAGGGAAATCTAGTAAAAGAAACATCTCCACTGAAGCAGACTGAAAAGGGGGACAAATCATCTCTGTTTTCTAGTCCATTAAGTGCTGGTCCACTCATGACGTTTGAAACTGGCGTGAAGCCAAGAGGGCCTGTTGCAATTCCTACATCCAGCTTGCCTGATCTAAACACTTCCGCTCCCTCATCTTCGTTCTTTCAGCAGCCTTTCACAGATTTGCAACAAGTGCAACTTCGAGCCCAAATCTTTGTTTATGGATCTCTTAT ACAAGGAGCAGCACCTGATGAAGCTTGTATGGTTTCAGCCTTTGGTATGTCTG AAGATGGAGGCAGGAACGCTTGGGAGCGGTCTTGGCGTGCTTGTGTAGAAAGGCTTCATGCTCAGAAATCCCAGGGTAATAATACTGGGACTCCTGTACCCTCACGTTCTG ATGTAGGTGCTAAAGCTCCAGATCAAAATAATAGACAAGGTTTTCCTCAAAGTGACGTTCTTTCCTCAACAGCTGGTCGGCCAAGTATCAAAGCCATCCCTTCTCCAGTTAACCCTGCGATCCCTCTCTCATCGCCCTTGTGGAACATATCTACTCCATCTGGGGAGGCTCTGCCACCAGGTAGCATGGCTAGAAGTGCTGGGGTTGATTATCAGGCTGTTTCTCCTTTGAATCCTTATCAGACACCACCTATACGGAGTTACATTCCGCATTCAACTTGGCCAGCGCAAGCCCCTCCTGGTCCCTTCCCAGTGCCGTGGCTTGCCTCTTCACAAAGTTCTCCCTTTGAAATCAGTACTAGCTATCCCACATTCCCAATTACAGAACCAGTAAAACTAACAGCAGTTAAAGAATCACCCTTCCCTATTACCTCTGGCATAAAGCATGCTCCTCCTATTCCTACAACTAATACTGGAGCAACTGCTGTGGTAGCTGGGGCTTCTTCACTTGACTTGAAAAAGGTTAAAGCATCATCTGGACAGACTGGTGAGACAAAAACTAGAAAGAGGAAAAAGTCTTCTGGTTCTGAGGATGTTGTACAGGTATCATCTGCCACTGCTCCTCTATCAGATGCTGTCTCTGCTCATGCAGTACCTAGCCAGGTATCTAACAAGGTTCCTGCAGCCGAAGATCTAAGTCGGATCACTTTCATAGCTCAGAATCAAGTAGGATTAGTGCCTAGACCTGTTGTTGGTAGTTGTTATTCTACATCTGTTGCCGTCTCAACACCTTCTAGCTTTGCACCTAAAGGCCCCCCCTCCAACCAAGCTTTTCCTGTGGTAACACCATCAATTTCAAGTGGTCAATTCAGTAAAGGTGATTTAAATATGGATAAAAGGGCTTTCAATGCTGAGGGTTTTAGCAAAGTTGAGGAGGCTAAGTTGCAAGCACAGGAAGCTGCTGCTCATGCTGCTACTGCCATAAGTCACTGTGATGGTGTTTGGAGCCAATTGGAACTGCAAAAAAGTTCTGGCTTGTCAACAGATGCTGAGTCTAAATTGgtgtctgctgctgctgctataGCAGCTGCTGCGTCTGTTGCGAAGGCAGCAGCTGCAGCTGCTAAGATTGCAGCAGATGCTGCAGTGCAAGCAAAACAAATGGCAGATGAAGTATTGACCAAGTCTGGAACTTCCGCTACCACTGAGTTTGATTCTAGTTTTGTATATAATTCCATGAATTTGGTTAATGCGTCGCCTACATCCATCTTAAAGGGTGGCGAGCGAAATAATGCTCCCAGTTTAGTGATATCTGCTGCTAGAGAAGCTGCTAGGAAGAGAATTGAGGCTGCTTCAGCTGCCACCAGGCATGCCGAAAATCTTGAAGCCATTCTCAAGGCAGCTGAATTGGCTGCAGAAGCTGTTGCACATGCTGGAAAAGTTGTTGCTATGGGTGATCCTTTCTCTTTGACTGCTCTAGCGGAAGCGGGGCCAAGTAATTATTGGAAAGTGCCGCATGTAGCTGGTATCCCtaattcaaaatcaaatgacATGAGTAAAGATAAATCTATCAGTAGCAATGCTGAGGAAGTGCCTGGTGTTTATAATCAACATGAGGGACCTGATAAGGATGTACGTGTTACAAGTCATAATATGTCTCCTACTCAAAGAGGGTCATCAAAAGACGACAGTAATCGTGTCACAGTAGATGAGAACATTATACCCACTGTCAAGCATGGGGAGAAAAGTTCTAAACCTCACGATGACAGAACATTATCCGACTCGGCTAAAACTACGTCTATTGTTCCTGATCCAGATATTGAATCAAGATCAAACGTATCATCCACAAGCATGAGAGAGGGTTCTCTTGTTGAG GTTCTTAACAATCGTGGTGATTCAAAGAAGGCCTGGTTCTCAGCTAGTGTACTGAGTTTGAAGGATGGTGAAGCGCTTGTTTGTTATGATGGACTACAATCGGATGAAG GATCTGAGCCACTCAAGGAGTGGATATCGATACAAGCTAAAGATAGTGATGCTCCTAGAATACGTGTTCCCCATCCTATGACTGGTGTGCAACTTGAAGGAACAAGGAAGAGACGCCGTGCTGCTGTCAAAGACTACACTTGGTCTGTTGGAGACCAAGTTGATGTATGGGTGCAGGATTG CTGGCGTGAAGGCATTATCGCGGAAAAGAATAAGAGAGATCCAACTTCATTGAGTGTCCAATTTCCAG CTCAAGAAGAGACATTAGCGGTCAAAGTGTGGCATCTTCGACCGTCTTTAGTTTGGAGTGAAGGCGAATGGACTGAATGGTGCAGAACAGGGCAAGATGACACTCAAAAG GGCGATACACCAGCTGAGAAGCGACCAAAGCTGGGAAGCACCACTATAGAGGCAAAAGGGAAAGCTAAGTTGGCTAAAAACATTGATTTTACAGAAGTCAGGGGAAATGAAGAACCAAAATTGCCTTTGTCTGCTAATGAAAAAGTTTTTAGTATTGGCAGTACGAAGGAGGAGAATAAACTGAACATGGCTCGGACAATGAGGTCTGGTTTGGAGAAAGAAGGATCCAGAGTTGTATTTGGTGTCCCTAAACCTGGGAAGAAGAGAAAATTCATGGAAGTAAGCAAGCATTATGTTTCTGATAGGATCTCCAAGACTAATGTGCCTAATGATTCGGTGAAGTTATCCAAGTTTCTGATACCTCAAGGATCAGGGTCTCGGGGATTCAAAAGCACTTCCAAGGATAAACAAGTAGCTGATTCTAAAACAAGACCACTTAAGTCTGGGAAACCACCAAGTATTCCAAGTAGAACTTTAGAACGGAGAGATGACTCTGCTTCTACACGATCTAATGCACGTACTGCATCATCAGATCATATAGCAAAGGAGTCTACGAGCAATGATGAGAATGAATCATCTGAACAAAACATTGCTGAAGTTGAGGAAGCTGCTCAAGGAGCTATGGTATTCACTTCTCAAGCTCCATCTCAAGAAATCCGTAAGAAAGCAGTGAGGAGTACTAAATCTGAGCGTCTCAACCAAGGGAAACTTGCTCCTGCTAGCAGAAAATCAGCAAAAGAGGAAGCAACTGAAAAGTTAATATCGGAAGTCTCTGAACCCCGCCGTTCAAATCGCCGAATTCAGCCAACATCACGG CTATTGGAAGGCTTGCAAAGTTCGCTGATAATTTCGAAAATCCCATCGTCTTCACATGACAAGGGGCACAGGAGTCACACCAAAGCCACAGTCCGAGGTAAGAATTACCGGAGGCCTAGCAGATTTGACTAA